The following proteins are encoded in a genomic region of Gimesia algae:
- a CDS encoding DUF1501 domain-containing protein has product MSILPQSLYSRRELLKKSAVGFGNLALLSMLNDEAQASQLKDPLAPKEPHFTPRAKRVIFLFMKGGPSHMDTFDYKPQLQKYDGKPLPFDKPRVQFAPTGNLLKSPWKFKQYGESGIHVSELFPNVAECVDDLCIINSLHGTNAAHGGALLKLHTGSDAFVRPSMGSWVTYGLGTENQNLPGFITICPTLAHGGVKNWSSAFLPAPYQGTPLGNAAVAAKQAQIEYIKNDFLSRKVQRKQVDFLNDLNRMHQAETGPNQILNDRIGSFELAFRMQEEVPEIQDISGETEATMKMYGLDEEKTADFGRQCLMARRFAERGVRFIQVSHSDQKVQWDQHGNLLEGHGKNAKEVDKPIAGLLKDLKQRGLLKDTLVVWGGEFGRTPTAQGKNGRDHNPEGFTMWLAGGGVKSGIKYGATDEFGYYAAKDKMHIHDFHATLLHLLGMDHEKLTYRYAGRDFRLTDVAGHVAHGILA; this is encoded by the coding sequence ATGAGTATCCTACCTCAATCATTATATTCCCGCCGGGAACTGCTGAAAAAATCAGCCGTCGGTTTCGGAAACCTCGCCTTACTCTCTATGTTGAATGATGAAGCGCAAGCCTCCCAATTGAAAGATCCTCTGGCGCCGAAAGAACCCCATTTCACGCCCCGGGCCAAGCGGGTCATCTTTCTGTTCATGAAGGGAGGCCCCTCCCACATGGATACGTTCGATTACAAGCCGCAGCTACAGAAGTATGACGGTAAACCGCTCCCGTTTGATAAACCACGGGTTCAATTTGCCCCTACCGGTAACCTGTTGAAGTCGCCTTGGAAGTTTAAGCAGTACGGCGAAAGTGGCATTCATGTCAGCGAACTGTTCCCCAATGTGGCAGAATGCGTGGATGATCTCTGTATCATTAACTCACTGCATGGAACCAATGCGGCCCACGGCGGCGCCTTACTCAAACTGCATACCGGCAGCGATGCCTTTGTGCGACCCAGTATGGGATCGTGGGTGACGTATGGACTGGGAACCGAAAACCAGAACCTGCCCGGCTTCATTACGATTTGTCCGACACTCGCACATGGGGGAGTGAAGAACTGGAGCTCCGCATTCCTGCCGGCTCCTTATCAGGGAACGCCACTGGGGAATGCAGCGGTCGCCGCAAAACAGGCGCAGATCGAATATATCAAAAATGATTTTCTCTCCCGCAAAGTTCAGCGGAAACAGGTCGATTTTCTCAATGACTTGAACCGTATGCATCAGGCAGAGACCGGCCCGAACCAGATTCTGAACGATCGCATTGGTTCGTTTGAACTGGCCTTCCGCATGCAGGAAGAAGTTCCCGAGATCCAGGATATCTCCGGCGAAACCGAAGCCACCATGAAAATGTATGGACTGGATGAAGAGAAAACCGCTGATTTCGGTCGACAGTGTCTGATGGCCCGTCGTTTCGCGGAACGGGGCGTGCGTTTTATTCAGGTTTCACACAGCGATCAGAAAGTCCAATGGGATCAGCATGGGAATCTGCTGGAAGGGCATGGCAAAAATGCCAAAGAAGTTGATAAACCGATCGCGGGGTTATTGAAAGACCTCAAACAGCGCGGTCTGTTGAAAGATACACTGGTCGTCTGGGGAGGCGAGTTCGGTCGGACTCCGACTGCGCAAGGGAAAAATGGCCGCGACCACAATCCCGAAGGCTTCACCATGTGGCTCGCCGGTGGTGGCGTGAAATCTGGAATCAAGTATGGCGCCACTGATGAGTTCGGTTACTATGCCGCCAAAGATAAAATGCATATCCACGATTTCCATGCCACTCTATTGCACCTCCTCGGAATGGACCACGAAAAACTGACGTACCGATACGCGGGCCGTGATTTCCGCCTGACGGATGTCGCCGGTCATGTCGCCCACGGAATACTGGCATAA
- a CDS encoding PSD1 and planctomycete cytochrome C domain-containing protein, whose protein sequence is MKMSARLRDCFCTFVTQGSCGLLIALAAVSVTSLQAAEKEPNQQQIQFFEAKIRPLLIKHCYDCHGEDTQESDLRVDTFKGIAQGGKAGSLIVPGKPEQSLLITAVNYQSNDLQMPPDEKMSKAEIEDLTNWVKMGAPYPNADLSLLRAPSDQGKYDLEKERKFWSFQAVKKPVLPEVKQKSWVKNPIDQFILQQLEQAGLTPARPADKRTLIRRTTFDLTGLPPTPQEIENFLNDSSPDAFEKVVDRLLASPHYGEHWGRHWLDVARYADSNGLDENVAYGTAWKYRDYVVNALNKDKPYDLFLKEQLAGDLLEPAKDVVERNERLTATGFLLLGPKVLAEVDKTKMEMDIIDEQINTIGVSLMGMTLGCARCHDHKFDPISANDYYGLAGILKSTKIMESYKTIGRWNENSLATEAELKVQADWDRKIKAEEDQIAALVKSENERLQTEGGKEFKLPEKPEPSYSKEVKAKLKALRDQVASLKKERPEVPTAMGAAERETIDVPIHIRGSHLTLGETVPRHVPVVLSQQPQNPFPEKQSGRLKFAEWLTNRQHPLTSRVIANRVWRWHFGKGIVATPDNFGKLGAKPSNQPLLDWLAAKLMEEDWSLKQLHRLILLSNTWQMSSEFNAHAAAVDPDNRLMWRADIRRLDAESIRDSILSVSDGLDPALGGSLLNVDNRAFVFNHESKDGVTYDFNRRSIYLPVIRNHLYGMFMLFDYSDASVLNGDRASTTVAPQALFLLNSELVEEASHRMAETVLHQTALSPEQKIQELFLKSYGRQPNEMEVSKSLHFLEELEKELQAKEVDSEKRITRAWQILCQSIFASSEFIYLR, encoded by the coding sequence ATGAAGATGTCTGCTCGTTTACGAGATTGTTTCTGTACTTTCGTAACACAGGGTTCATGCGGATTATTAATCGCCCTCGCTGCAGTGAGTGTCACATCACTTCAGGCTGCTGAGAAAGAACCCAATCAGCAACAGATCCAGTTTTTTGAAGCGAAGATCCGTCCGCTGTTGATCAAGCACTGCTATGACTGTCATGGCGAAGATACTCAGGAATCTGATTTACGCGTCGATACGTTCAAAGGTATTGCTCAGGGAGGCAAAGCGGGATCATTGATTGTTCCAGGCAAACCGGAGCAGAGTCTGTTGATCACCGCGGTCAACTATCAGTCCAACGATCTGCAGATGCCTCCCGACGAAAAAATGAGTAAAGCGGAAATTGAAGACCTGACTAACTGGGTCAAAATGGGAGCACCCTATCCTAATGCGGATTTAAGTCTGCTGCGTGCACCCAGCGACCAAGGAAAATACGATCTGGAAAAAGAACGCAAGTTCTGGTCATTCCAGGCAGTGAAAAAACCGGTCCTGCCTGAAGTTAAACAGAAGTCGTGGGTCAAGAATCCGATTGATCAGTTTATTCTACAGCAACTGGAGCAGGCTGGATTGACGCCCGCCCGCCCTGCAGACAAACGCACACTGATTCGACGGACGACTTTTGATCTGACCGGCTTGCCTCCGACTCCACAGGAAATCGAAAACTTTCTGAACGACTCCTCTCCCGATGCCTTCGAAAAAGTAGTGGATCGGCTGCTGGCTTCACCTCACTACGGCGAACACTGGGGCCGTCACTGGCTGGATGTTGCCCGTTATGCTGACTCAAATGGCCTGGACGAGAATGTGGCGTATGGGACCGCATGGAAATATCGCGACTATGTCGTGAATGCGTTGAATAAAGACAAGCCCTACGATCTATTCCTCAAAGAGCAACTCGCCGGTGATTTGCTGGAGCCAGCGAAAGATGTTGTCGAACGCAATGAGCGTTTGACAGCCACCGGTTTCCTGTTATTAGGTCCGAAAGTTCTAGCCGAAGTCGATAAAACCAAAATGGAAATGGACATCATCGACGAACAGATCAATACGATTGGCGTCTCGCTGATGGGCATGACACTCGGCTGTGCCCGTTGCCATGATCACAAATTCGATCCGATTTCAGCGAACGATTATTATGGACTGGCGGGGATCTTGAAAAGCACCAAAATCATGGAGAGTTACAAGACAATTGGCCGCTGGAACGAAAACTCGCTCGCGACAGAAGCGGAACTGAAAGTACAGGCAGATTGGGATCGGAAGATCAAGGCAGAAGAAGATCAAATTGCCGCGCTGGTCAAATCAGAAAATGAACGGCTCCAGACAGAGGGGGGCAAAGAATTTAAACTGCCCGAGAAGCCGGAACCCTCTTATTCCAAAGAGGTCAAGGCAAAATTGAAAGCGCTGCGCGACCAGGTTGCATCACTGAAAAAAGAACGGCCTGAAGTTCCCACAGCAATGGGAGCAGCCGAACGGGAGACCATAGACGTTCCTATTCATATTCGTGGCAGTCACCTGACACTGGGGGAAACAGTCCCCCGCCATGTGCCTGTGGTACTGAGTCAGCAGCCACAAAATCCGTTTCCCGAGAAACAGAGCGGCCGTCTGAAGTTCGCAGAATGGCTGACCAACAGACAGCATCCCTTAACCTCACGCGTAATTGCAAACCGGGTCTGGCGCTGGCATTTCGGTAAAGGAATTGTTGCTACCCCCGATAATTTCGGAAAACTGGGGGCCAAACCAAGCAATCAACCTCTACTGGACTGGCTGGCAGCCAAACTGATGGAGGAAGACTGGTCTCTGAAGCAGCTGCATCGCCTGATTTTACTCTCCAATACATGGCAGATGAGCAGCGAATTTAACGCTCATGCCGCCGCGGTCGATCCTGATAATCGACTGATGTGGCGTGCCGATATTCGTCGACTCGATGCAGAATCGATTCGGGATTCTATTCTCAGCGTCAGTGACGGACTGGATCCCGCCCTGGGAGGCTCACTCCTGAATGTGGATAACCGTGCCTTTGTCTTCAATCACGAATCTAAAGATGGCGTCACTTACGATTTCAATCGGCGTTCGATTTATCTGCCCGTGATTCGCAATCACCTGTATGGGATGTTTATGTTGTTTGATTATTCGGACGCCAGTGTATTAAACGGTGATCGGGCCTCGACCACTGTCGCCCCCCAGGCACTGTTTCTGTTGAACAGCGAACTGGTCGAAGAAGCATCACATCGGATGGCGGAAACAGTGTTACATCAGACCGCATTATCACCCGAACAGAAGATTCAGGAATTGTTCCTGAAATCCTATGGACGACAACCGAACGAGATGGAAGTCAGCAAGTCCCTGCACTTCCTGGAAGAACTGGAAAAAGAACTGCAGGCAAAAGAAGTTGATTCCGAGAAACGAATCACCCGTGCCTGGCAGATACTCTGTCAGTCCATTTTTGCATCGAGCGAATTTATCTATCTCCGCTAA
- a CDS encoding aminotransferase class V-fold PLP-dependent enzyme, with protein MLDQSTRDQDFPSLGERVYLNTAAEGIPPLSVGNAFQQYFQDKLLGMDGRKLHEAQWDAAKELLAQMYGLSSEEVSICSCSSEAFNLAYQALQLKTGDEIIVSDLDFPASYTYGLQQSCPATVKVWKSRDWELNLEDLQSLLSEKTRVVSISLVSFFNGYKIPLQDVIQTIRANSSALIALDVTQALGRIPLDLTDIDLIVSSTHKWILASHGGGLVGVPSAKARDWTVPAGGWFNLKDAFGDQRFEAAESLPGAASFTVGMPNYPAVYAIRAALDYITSTGVDEINRATTPLVEACLEGLKETSVELISPRSPEHLAGIIAFRHPEAERIYQHLHSKQIHPMYHAGRIRVALHGYNTMENVETFLSELNHALSKSFVGN; from the coding sequence ATGTTAGATCAGTCTACGCGAGATCAGGATTTTCCCAGTTTGGGGGAACGCGTCTATTTAAATACGGCCGCTGAAGGCATTCCCCCGTTATCCGTCGGGAATGCGTTTCAGCAGTATTTTCAGGATAAACTGCTGGGCATGGATGGCAGAAAGCTGCATGAAGCTCAATGGGATGCAGCAAAAGAACTGCTGGCTCAGATGTACGGATTGAGTTCTGAAGAAGTCAGTATCTGCTCCTGCAGTTCGGAAGCATTCAATCTTGCATACCAGGCACTGCAACTGAAAACGGGTGATGAAATTATTGTCAGCGATCTGGATTTTCCTGCCAGCTATACCTATGGTCTGCAGCAGAGTTGCCCGGCGACCGTGAAGGTCTGGAAGTCTCGAGACTGGGAGTTGAACCTCGAAGATCTGCAGTCGCTGCTCAGTGAAAAAACCCGGGTGGTCAGTATTTCGCTGGTCAGCTTTTTTAATGGCTATAAAATACCTCTGCAGGATGTGATTCAGACCATTCGTGCGAACTCTTCTGCTCTGATCGCTCTGGATGTGACACAGGCCCTGGGACGGATTCCTCTGGATTTGACTGACATTGATTTAATCGTCAGTAGTACGCATAAATGGATTCTCGCTTCTCACGGTGGCGGACTGGTGGGCGTCCCTTCCGCTAAAGCCCGCGATTGGACGGTTCCCGCCGGAGGCTGGTTCAATCTGAAAGACGCATTTGGTGATCAGCGTTTTGAAGCAGCGGAAAGTCTGCCTGGTGCTGCCAGCTTTACCGTGGGTATGCCCAATTACCCTGCCGTCTATGCCATCCGGGCAGCATTGGATTACATTACTTCCACCGGCGTTGATGAGATCAATCGAGCGACCACACCGCTGGTCGAAGCCTGCCTGGAAGGCTTGAAAGAGACGTCCGTTGAGTTGATTTCGCCCCGCAGTCCCGAACATCTGGCTGGAATTATCGCATTTCGTCACCCCGAAGCAGAACGTATTTATCAGCATCTGCACAGTAAACAAATTCACCCTATGTACCATGCCGGACGCATCCGCGTGGCCTTGCATGGGTATAATACAATGGAAAATGTCGAGACATTCCTGAGTGAATTGAACCATGCACTCTCTAAGAGTTTTGTTGGAAATTAG